The genomic segment CGAAGTTTTTGGAGGCACTAAACGCCGAAGGAATACCTTGCAGTGCGGGCTACGTGCCGCTCTACAAAGAGCAACTTTTCTATGTCGAGCCAAACGGCTGTCCCGTCGGATGCGCTTTCTACGGGCGGGAGATGGACTATTCGAAGGTCTGCTGTCCAATTGCCGAGAATGCCTGCGCCAACGAAGCCGTATGGCTCACCCAAAACATGCTCCTTGGAACGAAGCAAGACATGGACGATATAGTAGGCGCAATACGGAAAATCAAAGACAACATCGGGGAGTTGATTAGTTGAAAGGCTGTCCGATTAAGACAATGAAACTGTGCCCTTTAGCGGCAGTCATTCTAATCATTATGTGCGCACCGAAGGCAAAGGCATCCGCCGATAATTCGCATGCAAAGCCGGTTTATGCGCAGGTATCGAGCGTCGAGGCGCTTTTAAAATCCGTTGCTGAGGCGAACGAAAAAGGAGGTACAATCATACTCGAGCCAGGCACTTATACAATCACCGAGCCGATTGTAATTAGGAGAAGCGACGTGTGCTTAGCCGGCAGCGGCTGGAATACCGTAATCAAGCGAAAAGGCGATGGCGATGCCCTAGTATTCCAAGGCAGCCTTTGGAACTGCTCAGTGCGCAATCTTGCAATCACAGGAGATTCAAATGCAAAGACTGGGTCGGGCATAGTATTTAAGGATGGCGAATGGTCTGGAATCGCTTACATTGACTACTGCCGCATCATGAACTTTGCCGAAAGCGGAATTCGCTTTGAGGGAAATCCCAAAGCTCCATTTTCCTCGAATACGGTGAGCAACTGCTGGCTGGTAGGCAACCTAGGCCATCAGCTTTACAGCCGCTACAATAATGATTTTTACATCACCGGCAATCAGTTTGGAATGCAACCTAATAGGGTTCCTCGAACAGGTGCATATCTCGACCATTCATCCGCAGGAACCTACACAAAAAATTATCACTGGGGCAATCAAGTTGCCTTGAGGATAATAGGGAGCCATTTTAATAGGATTGAAAACAACCGGCTGGAGCAGAGTTTGGAAAGCGGCATCGTAATTGGCGATCCGAAAAGCGATGAGTGGAGCCAGCTAAACATTTTTCTTGGAAATACCATACATACAAATTCCGAGACCAATTCGGGGAAATTTTCGGCGGTCGTCGCATACAAGGCGGTTGATACAACGTTCTGCTCAAATCAAATATTCAGCTGGGACAGCAATTCAACCAAAATGAAATCCGGCTTGGTTCTCGGCCAGGGGTGCAGAAATTGGATTGTTAAGGACAACATAATCCGCCACTGTGTGGAAACTCCAATTGTGTATGATAGAAAAGTTGGCCACATTGTGAAAGATAATATCCTTGACACGCAGAAGTGAATTCAATATCACGCCATCCTATCTGTCCTCTCCTGGGTACTTGTTCTACCGGAGAGTGAGTTTTCAGCACTGAAGTCCTGCCACTATTTGGAGGAGGGAAATGGTTAATCAACAACCGGATATAAACTTTTTCGACTGCAATGCGCAAATCGGAAGGTACAGCGTCCGCCATCCCGAAGCATTAACTACTGCGGATGAACTGACGAAAGAAATGGAATACATCGGCATCTCGGAGGCACTCGTTTACCACTCCATGGCAAAAGAATATGCGCCATCCGTCGGAAATGAGATGCTGATTCAAGAGATAAAAGGGAAGCCGCTCCACCCCTGCTGGGTCGTGATGCCGCACCACACCGGCGAGATGCCTCCCCCGGACGAGCTCCTGGCGCAAATGAGAAAAAAAGGCGTCCGCGCCTTGCGTGCGTTCCCTGTGCTCCACCAATTCCGCCTATCGAAGTGGTGTTCCGGCGAGCTCCTAGAAATGATTGAGGCAAATAATATTCCCTTATTTCTCGACATGGACCAAACGAGTTGGGAGGACGTCGCCCAAATACTCAGGGATTATCCGAAGATTAACCTTATTCTTCTTAGGACTTCCTACCGAATTGACCGATATATTTATCCACTGTTTGAGAAATACGAAGGCTTGCGCATTGAAACCGCAACATACCAGGTGAACTTCGGGATTGAGGAGGTGTGCAGGCGGTTTGGAGCCTACCGCCTTCTCTTCGGCACCGGTCTTCCATTTACGGAAGCAGGTCCTTCAATTGCCCAAATCGCTTATGCCGACATCTCCGACGAAGAGAAAGCAATGATTGCAGGAAAGAATCTCTGCAACTTATTGCAGAATGTAGGGTATTAGGTGTAAATCACTATTCAGCCAAAAAAAGATTTAGAGAGGCTAAAAATGCTGATGACCATGAGCATAATAGCTCTGCTAGTCCTTCAGGGAAGTGCAGCCAGCGCCGAGAAAATAATTATT from the Armatimonadota bacterium genome contains:
- a CDS encoding right-handed parallel beta-helix repeat-containing protein, producing MKGCPIKTMKLCPLAAVILIIMCAPKAKASADNSHAKPVYAQVSSVEALLKSVAEANEKGGTIILEPGTYTITEPIVIRRSDVCLAGSGWNTVIKRKGDGDALVFQGSLWNCSVRNLAITGDSNAKTGSGIVFKDGEWSGIAYIDYCRIMNFAESGIRFEGNPKAPFSSNTVSNCWLVGNLGHQLYSRYNNDFYITGNQFGMQPNRVPRTGAYLDHSSAGTYTKNYHWGNQVALRIIGSHFNRIENNRLEQSLESGIVIGDPKSDEWSQLNIFLGNTIHTNSETNSGKFSAVVAYKAVDTTFCSNQIFSWDSNSTKMKSGLVLGQGCRNWIVKDNIIRHCVETPIVYDRKVGHIVKDNILDTQK
- a CDS encoding amidohydrolase, with translation MVNQQPDINFFDCNAQIGRYSVRHPEALTTADELTKEMEYIGISEALVYHSMAKEYAPSVGNEMLIQEIKGKPLHPCWVVMPHHTGEMPPPDELLAQMRKKGVRALRAFPVLHQFRLSKWCSGELLEMIEANNIPLFLDMDQTSWEDVAQILRDYPKINLILLRTSYRIDRYIYPLFEKYEGLRIETATYQVNFGIEEVCRRFGAYRLLFGTGLPFTEAGPSIAQIAYADISDEEKAMIAGKNLCNLLQNVGY